A stretch of the Opisthocomus hoazin isolate bOpiHoa1 chromosome 2, bOpiHoa1.hap1, whole genome shotgun sequence genome encodes the following:
- the RCOR3 gene encoding REST corepressor 3 isoform X4, translated as MLFWHKHNIEKSLADLPNFTPFPDEWTVEDKVLFEQAFSFHGKSFHRIQQMLPDKTIASLVKYYYSWKKTRSRTSLMDRQARKLANRNNQGDSDDDVEEAHPMDGNDSDYDPKKEAKKEVTDSLTGSNEQPVQTSKIGLGRREYQSLQHRHHSQRSKCRPPKGMYLTQEDVIAVSCSPNAANTILRQLDMELISLKRQVQNAKQVNSALKQKMEGGIEEFKPPESNQKINARWTTEEQLLAVQGVRKYGKDFQAIADVIGNKTVGQVKNFFVNYRRRFNLEEVLQEWEAEQGTLASNGDASALGEDTKNTSNVPSGKSTDEEDEAQSTPATQCLGPSPPAQASAPAPTAPMATLNQPPPLLRPALPAAPALHRQPPPLQQQARFIQPRPTLNQPPPPLIRPANSMPPRLNPRPVLTTVSGQQPPSLIGIQTESQSTLH; from the exons ATGTTGTTCTGGCATAAACACAATATTGAGAAGTCCCTTGCGGATCTCCCTAACTTCACTCCTTTCCCTGATGAATGGACGGTTGAAGATAAAGTCCTATTTGAACAAGCATTTAGTTTCCATGGAAAGAGCTTTCACAGGATCCAGCAAATG CTTCCAGACAAGACTATTGCAAGCCTTGTAAAATATTACTATTCTTGGAAAAAAACTCGCTCTAGGACAAGTTTGATGGATCGACAGGCTCGAAAACTAGCTAATAGAAATAATCAAGGTGACAG TGATGATGACGTAGAAGAAGCTCATCCAATGGATGGAAATGATAGTGATTATGATCCcaaaaaagaagccaaaaaggAGGTAACAGATAGCTTAACG GGCAGTAATGAGCAGCCTGTTCAGACCAGCAAAATAGGTCTGGGTAGAAGAGAGTATCAGAGCTTGCAGCATCGCCACCACTCTCAGCGTTCCAAATGCCGTCCACCAAAAGGCATGTACCTGACCCAGGAAGATGTGATAGCTGTTTCCTGTAGTCCCAATGCAGCCAACACAATTCTTAGACAGCTGGATATGGAACTAATCTCATTAAAGCGACAG GTTCAAAATGCTAAGCAAGTAAACAGTGCACTTAAACAGAAAATGGAAGGCGGGATTGAAGAATTCAAACCTCCTGAG TCTAATCAGAAAATCAATGCCCGTTGGACCACAGAAGAGCAGCTTCTTGCAGTACAAG GTGTCCGAAAATATGGTAAAGATTTTCAAGCTATTGCAGATGTAATTGGCAACAAGACTGTTGGCCAAGTGAAGAACTTCTTTGTAAACTACAGGCGTCGGTTTAACTTAGAGGAGGTATTGCAGGAATGGGAAGCGGAACAAGGAACCCTGGCTTCTAATGGTGATGCTTCTGCTTTAGGGGAGGACACAAAAAATACTTCTAATGTGCCATCAGGAAAGAGCACTGATGAAGAAGATGAG GCACAAAGCACTCCGGCCACTCAGTGTTTAGGCCCTTCACCTCCAGCACAGGCATCTGCTCCAGCACCTACCGCTCCCATGGCAACTTTAAATCAGCCGCCCCCGTTACTTCGTCCAGCgcttcctgctgctcctgctctccaTCGTCAGCCTCCGCCGCTTCAACAGCAGGCGCGATTTATTCAGCCAAGGCCGACTCTAAATCAGCCTCCCCCGCCACTCATCCGCCCAGCTAATTCCATGCCTCCTCGTCTAAACCCAAGGCCGGTGTTAACCACAGTTAGCGGCCAGCAGCCACCCTCGCTTATCGGAATTCAGACAGAATCTCAGTCCACTCTGCACTGA